In Syntrophorhabdus sp., the DNA window ATTCCTGCGGGTCGAGGTAGCTCACTCCGACCGGCGTGGCGCACCCCGACAGAATGAGGATACCGAGGAGAAGGACCATGAAGACCGCCTTCCCGGAAACATGTCGTATGTTCGGGACCATCTTCTTCTTCATATCATTAATCAGGAAGTCATCACAAACGAAAAAGTCACCCGGCCGCTACCTGAGCGGCCCTTCCCGAATGAGCCGTGAGAACGCCGGGTCTTTGCCTGCCGCCTGTGCCCTTTCATTGACAAGACTTCGCCTCTTGAGCTCTTCGAAGGGAAGGCCCCTGTCCACCATGCCCCGATCATATATCATCCTGTCAATGAAACCATTGATCACGATCCTCCAGTCGAAGCGAGAATTGGGAGCGTAGGGTACCGTGTGGCCCCGGATATTCGTCGTGCAGTTGCTTGTGAGGGCGTTGTACCACTCGGGACGGTCCCTCAGGCGGTTCACGGTACGCAGGTAATCAAGAAATACTTTGCGCGCGAGGTCCATCGGTGTCCTCAGGCGCCACAGGTAGACCTGTTCCTTGCGGTAGTTCGTCCTCAGACGAACCAGGTCACGCTCGTCGCCGATGATGTAGGTAAGCTCATACTGTTTGAAGAACCCTTTTATGGAAGAGTATTCCTCACCGACCTCCTTGCGCGTCTCGATGGAGAAACAGACGTAGTCTCCCCCGGCAAAACCAAAACTGAGCATCGTGTGGGCGATGAGAGGAGAACCCCAGTAAACGACGAAAAGGTCAACGCTTTTCATCCTTGCCAGGTCGAAGGTCCTGTCGTAATGGCGGACGGTATAATCCGTCTCTGTCCTGTAATCGACGTTCCGGATGCCGTGGATGGTCACCCTCTCTCCGTCGATCGCGGCCCAGGGGAGCAGAACCACGTCGGGCTGCCAGTTCCTTGTGTTCGACGGCGGGATCAGAAGCCACCAGACCTGAACGATCGTGAAGGTTGCCAGAAAGACGAGTCGCGCACCCCGAAGGCGATACCCGACGGTAAGGACGGCGAGGCTCCCGACGGCAAAAAGACCCGCGATGACAGGTCTGAAAGAGGGAGGCAGATCGGAATAGTAGACGGCGAGCGTCGCCCAGCCCGCCATGACGAGAAATGCGAACCTCCTGAAGGCATTGCCGATGCCCCTGAAGAACCGCCCGGGAAAGATGCCTCTGAAATCCATGCTCATGGGAATGCAGGGGACCGCCCGCGGCCTTCCACGGGTGGTCCCTGGCGATCCTTCGCCATTTGTGGTCCCGCGACGGCTACTTTTCCACCGCCATCGCCACGGCCTCGGTCACCCGCAGGTAGACATCATCTCCCTTCTTGATGTTCTTGAAGTTCCTGACGGACCTGTCGACCGTGAAGGTCCGCACGTTGCCCTCGGGACCTTTGAGAGAGAGGGTACGTTTCTTGTAGTTGATCTTTACGACCGTCGCCGTCACCTCCAGCGTGTCGACAACGACAGCTCCCGGCTTCTCACCCTTCGGCGCCACTTCCACGCTCCCGAACTCCGAGATGGAAGGCTTCTCGCCCGTCTTCGCTACAAAGACAGCGACCGATTCATAGAACGTCGCCCTGACCTTGTCGCCGGCCTTTATCTGGTCGAAGTTCTTCACCTCCGGGCCGACCTTGAAGCTGCGGGTCGCACCGTCGGGAACCTTGAGCGTGACCGTCCTCCTGGCGGCATCAACGGCGTCGACAACGGCCGAAACCTCGACGACATCGACCATGGCCCCCGCGGGCTTCTGGCCGGCCTTCTTTGCCGCTTTCTTCTCCTGGGAAAACCCGACGCTCACAAGCACGACCACAAGTAGCAATGCCAGTGCCAATGACAGTGTTCTCTTCATATAGATCCTCCTTTGGGATATTTCAGGACACCCGGGGATATCCATTACGCATCGATCCTCACACCAGCGCGTTCTTGACTATCCGGCGCGCTCCGGCCAGGATGGAGTCGAGGTGGGCCTCGTCAACAAAGCTCTCGGCGTACATCTTGATGATGTCCTCCGTGCCGGAGGGTCGCACCGCGAACCAGCCCCTCGCCGTCGTCACCTTGACACCGCCTATGGCCGCATTGTTGCCCGGGGCCTTCGTCATCTTCGAGGTTATCGGGTCCCCTGCCAGTTCTCCATCGCTTATGGCCTCGGGCGTCAGGGACGATACCGCCGCCCTCTCGGCCGCCGTTGCCGGGGCGTCGACCCGAACGTACAGGGGTTTCCCCAACCTGCCGGCCAGTTCGTCGTAAAGCTCTCCGGGGTCCTTGCCCGTTCTGGCGGTCATCTCCGCGGCAAGGAGGTCCATTATGATGCCGTCCTTGTCCGTCGTCCAGACCGTTCCGTCCTGCTTGAGGAAGCTCGCGCCGGCGCTTTCCTCGCCCCCGAAGCAGCATGACCCGTCAAAGAGGCCGTCGACGAACCATTTGAAACCGACGGGCACCTCCGAAAGCTTTCGGCCCAGGTCCTCCACCACGCGGTCGATCAGGCTGGAACTCACGAGGGTCTTGCCCACAGCCGCCCCCTTCGGCCAGCCGGGGCGGTGCGTCAGGAGGTAATGGATCGCCACGGCAAGGTAGTGATTCGGGTTCATGAGTCCCGTGGACCGGGCGACGATACCGTGCCGGTCCGCGTCCGTGTCATTGGCGAAGGCCACCCGGAAGCGGTCCTTGAGCGCCACCAGCCCCGCCATGGCGTAAGGGCTGGAACAATCCATCCTGATCTTGCCATCGTGGTCAACGGTCATGAAGGCGAACCTTGGGTCCACGATGTCGTTGACGACGGTCATGTCAAGACCGTAGAGGTCCCTGATGGGCTCCCAGTAGTGCACCGAGGACCCTCCCAGAGGGTCGACCCCCATCGTGACACCGGCGGACCGGATGCACTCCATGTCGATAACGTTCGCCAGATCTGTGACATAGGCCGTGACGAGATCGACAGGGTGGGTCGTCCCCGCCGTGATGGCGGACTCGTATCCCATCCTGCGGACCTCCTTGAGGCCGCCCCGAATAAGGTCGTTCGCCCTGTTCTCGATCCACCGCGTCACCTGTGTATCGGCGGGGCCGCCGCTCGGCGGATTGTACTTGAAGCCCCCGTCCTGGGGCGGGTTGTGCGAAGGAGTGACCACGATGCCGTCCGCGAAGCCGCCTGCCCTTCCGCGGTTGAATGACAGGATGGCGCGGGAGATGACGGGGGTGGGGGTAAACCCGTCGTCCTTCTGGATCATGGTCTCCACACCGTTTGCCGCGAGCACCTCGAGAGCGGTCCTTTGTGCCGGCGCCGAGAGCGCGTGGGTGTCCTTTCCCATGTAGAGGGGGCCATCCGTCCCCTGGTTTCGACGCAGATCGCATATTGCCTGCGTGACGGCAAGGATATGGACCTCGTTGAACGTGCCGGTGAGCGCCGAACCCCGGTGTCCGCTGGTCCCGAAGCTGA includes these proteins:
- a CDS encoding DUF4105 domain-containing protein, producing the protein MSMDFRGIFPGRFFRGIGNAFRRFAFLVMAGWATLAVYYSDLPPSFRPVIAGLFAVGSLAVLTVGYRLRGARLVFLATFTIVQVWWLLIPPSNTRNWQPDVVLLPWAAIDGERVTIHGIRNVDYRTETDYTVRHYDRTFDLARMKSVDLFVVYWGSPLIAHTMLSFGFAGGDYVCFSIETRKEVGEEYSSIKGFFKQYELTYIIGDERDLVRLRTNYRKEQVYLWRLRTPMDLARKVFLDYLRTVNRLRDRPEWYNALTSNCTTNIRGHTVPYAPNSRFDWRIVINGFIDRMIYDRGMVDRGLPFEELKRRSLVNERAQAAGKDPAFSRLIREGPLR
- a CDS encoding alpha-D-glucose phosphate-specific phosphoglucomutase — its product is MAISPLAGKPAPTEILIDPAGLEKDYYQRRPDPDDPAGRVSFGTSGHRGSALTGTFNEVHILAVTQAICDLRRNQGTDGPLYMGKDTHALSAPAQRTALEVLAANGVETMIQKDDGFTPTPVISRAILSFNRGRAGGFADGIVVTPSHNPPQDGGFKYNPPSGGPADTQVTRWIENRANDLIRGGLKEVRRMGYESAITAGTTHPVDLVTAYVTDLANVIDMECIRSAGVTMGVDPLGGSSVHYWEPIRDLYGLDMTVVNDIVDPRFAFMTVDHDGKIRMDCSSPYAMAGLVALKDRFRVAFANDTDADRHGIVARSTGLMNPNHYLAVAIHYLLTHRPGWPKGAAVGKTLVSSSLIDRVVEDLGRKLSEVPVGFKWFVDGLFDGSCCFGGEESAGASFLKQDGTVWTTDKDGIIMDLLAAEMTARTGKDPGELYDELAGRLGKPLYVRVDAPATAAERAAVSSLTPEAISDGELAGDPITSKMTKAPGNNAAIGGVKVTTARGWFAVRPSGTEDIIKMYAESFVDEAHLDSILAGARRIVKNALV